A genomic stretch from Sphingomonas sp. HDW15A includes:
- a CDS encoding protein-disulfide reductase DsbD domain-containing protein has translation MARLFLFALLIIGWSLPAQAQLAKRENAIKPELIVRNAAIPGSGTDLAILMRTTPGWHGYWLNPGDAGLPMDVEWQLPDGWKVEKLRYPVPHRLLVAGIVNYVYEDDYAVLTRIIPAAGATGMQRIAAKMRWLACTDKICVPEKGEVALDVPTSGFADPDPRFDSWLRALPQPLSSPARFALSRDSIRLAVPLPASVEVNDPYFFPAEDGPVDYAAPQKVSRSGDWLVVELKRREGEPKRLDGVLSYGNGRGLELAAVPGAVPEGRSADGTALLLAMLGALLGGLILNLMPCVFPILALKAMHLARAGGDERHARHDALGYMAGAVLGTGALGVALLAIRASGEAAGWAFQLQDPERS, from the coding sequence ATGGCCCGGCTGTTTCTCTTTGCACTCCTGATCATCGGCTGGTCGCTCCCCGCCCAGGCGCAGCTTGCCAAGCGCGAAAACGCCATCAAGCCGGAATTGATCGTTCGCAATGCGGCCATACCGGGATCGGGAACCGATCTTGCGATCCTCATGCGGACAACGCCCGGCTGGCACGGCTATTGGCTCAATCCCGGCGACGCCGGCCTACCGATGGATGTGGAATGGCAGCTTCCGGACGGCTGGAAGGTCGAGAAATTGCGTTACCCGGTGCCGCACCGGCTGCTCGTCGCAGGCATCGTCAACTACGTCTACGAAGACGATTATGCTGTGCTGACCCGCATCATCCCCGCCGCCGGTGCGACCGGGATGCAGCGGATTGCCGCAAAAATGCGGTGGCTGGCCTGCACGGACAAGATCTGCGTGCCAGAGAAAGGCGAAGTCGCGCTCGACGTCCCGACCAGCGGCTTCGCCGACCCGGACCCGCGCTTCGACAGCTGGCTTCGCGCGCTTCCGCAACCGCTATCTAGTCCAGCGCGGTTCGCGCTTTCGCGGGACAGTATCCGACTGGCCGTTCCGCTGCCGGCGTCGGTCGAGGTCAACGATCCCTATTTCTTTCCGGCGGAGGACGGGCCGGTCGATTATGCAGCGCCGCAAAAAGTCAGCCGTTCGGGCGACTGGCTGGTCGTCGAGCTAAAGCGCCGCGAGGGCGAGCCCAAGCGGCTCGATGGTGTCTTGTCCTATGGCAACGGGCGGGGGCTGGAACTCGCCGCTGTTCCGGGCGCTGTTCCCGAAGGGCGCAGCGCCGACGGCACGGCTCTGTTGTTGGCGATGCTCGGTGCGCTGCTCGGCGGCCTGATCCTCAACCTGATGCCCTGCGTCTTCCCGATCCTCGCGCTCAAGGCGATGCACCTCGCACGCGCCGGCGGTGACGAGCGCCATGCGCGGCATGACGCGCTGGGCTACATGGCAGGGGCCGTGCTTGGCACAGGCGCGCTCGGCGTGGCCCTGCTTGCGATCCGCGCAAGCGGGGAGGCAGCCGGCTGGGCCTTCCAGCTTCAGGACCCCGAACGATCCTGA
- a CDS encoding amidohydrolase yields MTKAFALAAVLLASAANADTLYNNFNGIQADAGGRIERFDGLLVGDDGKVKRVLHGEKLKLAGDTRVVDLGGRVLMPGLIDAHGHVMGLGYAVIQLDLTGTRSLDELKDRLRKYAAENPGTGWILGRGWNQELWTEKRFPTAADLDSVVSDRPVWLGRVDGHASVGNSAAMRAAGVTLQTKAPDGGEIIDGLFVDNAESLVTRHIPPPDSATQDKALAAAQSAMLRVGLVGAADMGTNKNDWDAMRRAGDSDKLRVRIFSYASGPDGWRGINGSKPTGWMYGDRLRLVGTKLYTDGALGSRGAYLKAPYHDRPDTRGLLFHSDAELLAQATETAQGGGQLAIHAIGDGANAQVIGTYEKIASQFGRTGRWRIEHLQIADPKDLPRLKPAGIVASMQPTHQTSDRLMAEARLGPKRLAGAYAWNTIRKIGVPLAFGSDFPVESPNPFPGLSAAISRQDPNGRPPGGWRPWEKVTLGQAIHGFTVGAAYAGFAEGRMGGLAPGKWADFIIVDRDPGSVDPQKLAKTVVLETWIAGKREFSADAQPAN; encoded by the coding sequence GCGGATGCCGGCGGCCGGATCGAGCGGTTTGACGGGCTCCTCGTCGGCGACGACGGGAAGGTCAAACGCGTGCTTCACGGCGAGAAGTTGAAGCTGGCCGGTGACACCCGCGTGGTCGACCTTGGTGGGCGGGTGCTGATGCCAGGGCTGATCGACGCGCATGGCCACGTCATGGGTCTTGGCTATGCCGTGATCCAGCTCGATCTCACCGGCACGCGCTCGCTCGACGAGCTGAAAGACAGGCTCCGCAAATATGCGGCCGAGAACCCGGGAACCGGTTGGATTCTCGGGCGCGGCTGGAACCAGGAATTATGGACCGAAAAGCGCTTCCCGACCGCCGCCGATCTCGACTCGGTCGTTTCCGACCGGCCGGTCTGGCTAGGCCGAGTGGACGGGCATGCTAGCGTCGGGAACAGCGCAGCAATGCGCGCGGCCGGCGTAACTTTGCAGACCAAAGCGCCCGACGGTGGCGAGATTATCGACGGACTGTTTGTCGACAATGCCGAGAGCCTCGTCACCAGGCACATTCCCCCGCCCGACTCAGCGACACAGGACAAGGCGCTTGCGGCGGCGCAGTCGGCGATGCTTCGCGTCGGCCTTGTCGGCGCCGCAGACATGGGAACGAACAAAAACGACTGGGATGCAATGCGCCGCGCCGGCGATTCCGACAAGCTTAGGGTGCGCATCTTCAGCTATGCCAGTGGTCCCGACGGGTGGCGCGGGATCAACGGTTCGAAACCCACAGGCTGGATGTATGGCGACCGATTGCGGCTGGTTGGTACGAAGCTCTATACGGACGGCGCCTTGGGAAGCCGGGGAGCGTATCTGAAGGCGCCTTATCACGACCGCCCGGATACGCGCGGGCTGCTGTTCCATTCCGATGCCGAGCTGCTCGCGCAGGCGACCGAGACGGCCCAGGGCGGCGGTCAGTTGGCGATCCACGCAATTGGCGACGGCGCCAACGCGCAAGTCATCGGCACTTATGAAAAGATCGCCAGTCAGTTCGGACGGACCGGACGCTGGCGGATCGAGCATCTCCAGATCGCAGACCCCAAGGACCTGCCGCGCTTGAAGCCAGCGGGAATCGTAGCTTCGATGCAGCCGACCCACCAGACAAGCGACCGGCTGATGGCCGAAGCGCGTCTCGGTCCCAAGCGGTTGGCCGGAGCCTATGCGTGGAACACGATTCGAAAGATCGGCGTGCCGCTGGCGTTTGGAAGCGACTTTCCGGTGGAGAGCCCGAATCCTTTCCCAGGCCTCAGCGCGGCAATCAGCCGGCAGGACCCGAACGGCCGGCCTCCGGGCGGCTGGCGGCCGTGGGAGAAGGTGACGCTGGGCCAGGCAATCCACGGCTTTACGGTCGGCGCGGCCTATGCGGGTTTCGCGGAAGGAAGAATGGGCGGGCTGGCACCCGGCAAGTGGGCCGACTTCATCATCGTCGATCGCGATCCCGGATCGGTAGATCCGCAGAAGCTCGCGAAGACGGTGGTGCTTGAAACGTGGATTGCCGGAAAGCGCGAGTTCAGCGCGGACGCGCAGCCCGCGAACTGA
- a CDS encoding thioredoxin family protein — MLLATAITLNLLRVFELPVIGGKTNPAGSIGTGALAAFVATPCAGPFMGAALGTALILPAWGSVLVFAALGLGLALPFLAIAFVPPLRRKLPKPGPWMNKLQRILAVPMALTAAACLWLLWRQGAQAFEVGLVAALVFTAMLTGAGLLQRKGKQTGYLATVAAVGVAVLSVSAISMVQKAESRSVEGAAPWSDEAVRGAQAGGRPVFVYFTADWCLTCKANEVGSIDRDSTRKAFERAGVVTLVGDWTDGDPAITRFLESRGRAGVPLYLWYEPGGAEPEELPQVITPAMLSSRAARPR, encoded by the coding sequence TTGCTTCTCGCGACGGCCATCACCCTCAACCTGCTGCGCGTTTTTGAACTGCCGGTAATCGGCGGCAAGACGAACCCGGCCGGAAGCATCGGAACGGGTGCGCTTGCGGCCTTTGTCGCCACCCCGTGTGCGGGGCCGTTCATGGGCGCGGCGCTTGGAACAGCGCTCATTCTTCCAGCCTGGGGTTCGGTGCTGGTATTCGCCGCGCTCGGCCTGGGCCTGGCGCTGCCGTTCCTGGCGATCGCATTCGTCCCGCCGCTTCGCCGCAAACTGCCCAAGCCCGGCCCGTGGATGAATAAGCTCCAGCGTATACTGGCGGTGCCGATGGCGCTTACCGCGGCGGCGTGCCTGTGGCTGCTGTGGCGGCAGGGCGCGCAAGCCTTCGAGGTCGGGCTCGTTGCGGCGCTGGTCTTCACCGCGATGCTGACTGGTGCTGGCCTGCTCCAGCGCAAAGGCAAGCAGACCGGCTATCTCGCGACCGTCGCCGCGGTCGGCGTCGCAGTGCTTTCCGTATCCGCCATCTCGATGGTTCAGAAAGCGGAATCGCGATCCGTCGAAGGCGCCGCGCCGTGGAGCGATGAAGCGGTTCGCGGCGCGCAGGCCGGCGGACGACCGGTCTTCGTTTATTTCACTGCCGACTGGTGCCTGACCTGCAAGGCGAACGAAGTTGGGTCGATCGATCGCGATTCGACGCGAAAGGCTTTCGAGCGTGCCGGAGTCGTGACTCTCGTCGGCGATTGGACCGACGGAGACCCGGCGATCACCCGATTCCTGGAGAGCCGGGGGCGTGCGGGCGTTCCGCTTTACCTGTGGTACGAGCCCGGGGGTGCCGAGCCCGAAGAACTGCCCCAGGTGATCACTCCGGCGATGCTCAGTTCGCGGGCTGCGCGTCCGCGCTGA